One region of Daphnia pulicaria isolate SC F1-1A chromosome 7, SC_F0-13Bv2, whole genome shotgun sequence genomic DNA includes:
- the LOC124348825 gene encoding ATP-binding cassette sub-family A member 7-like isoform X1: MGMFWVQLKQLMWKNLLIRKRSKVRVATELVWPVILFVILALVRTKGLKEYKNECFLEERALPSAGPLIFLQSLICTFDNNCHSSPASANRLIDEFEFDNVQGLIRDLTNISKRRITDEEVAKGSGVAIDVTAGVAFAFKTISSGSSPKTSFPFKNVISRDAFQRLVSSKNASQTSALFESIVHIPPPELSKDVLRYHIENPRQVFCNTSLLKSWVTTPDESTLQTLSQVFCQSTAAEIISVLNGTLLVNQVQRIVEENIEQPLHLEDWANLGRLLNTILSDISDLDSLSMIVKKFSSTTLGKLAEQLWRSRNNEPGNATSTMSFLNSTASILCGKNTLIRERKPSDFPDGPESFQIGRLSKSQSKTVTRSDLTPPCLQLFIGLQQNPLTRMILELFYPFIRGKLIYAPKNTAFDRVISHVNETFQDLRIVQRFAGRWLEEISPALRRFLNQLDPTTIANVSEIIKERFPGLSNVTSFPTNMSNQIISIKESLVKLDLVANLVNTYVECYEFDKFEGYATEEEAVERGMNLTDTGGLWAVIVFKAQNNNLTSQDLPHNITYKLRMDSSKIDSTKRLRDFFETPLPRTNPTKYMKYFTSGYIFLQDKIEQAIIKLQSNRSQLPGMYMQQFPSPCYTFDTFFLAIAGLFPLFMVLSFVYTCAMIVKSIVREKERRLKETMKTMGLGNAVHWVAWFIDSMSFMLISCFLLSMILVFGGILENSNFLIVFIFVLSFSIATICFSFLVSTFFSRANLAAACGGFFFFACFLPYNFFNLNGQDYSLAILILASLMSDVSFGIGCFYFASHEQSGEGAQWSNIATSPKDGDAYSLLGCILMMLFDAVLYLILTWYVETVFPGQYGIPKPWYFMFQPSYWCSIKRRNSIAGGLPSSHDAVTDLIEEESRDLMVGVSIRDLGKIYSNGKVALRNLHIDFYEDQITSFLGHNGAGKTTTISILTGLFPPSSGTATINGLDIRYQMDDIRRQLGVCPQHNVLFDQLTVEEHLRFYANLKTGEQIESRKEIDKMIEDLGLSHKKHDISEHLSGGMKRKLSIGSAFIGNSKTVILDEPTAGVDPYSRRSIWDILLKYKTGRTIILTTHFMDEADLLGDRIAIISQGQLKCCGSSLFLKQKLGSGYYLTVVRKDESERNVLVKGDGQGNADPVSQRANETDKIVNVVKQHIPNVNIVENVGSDIVFCLPEFDEAGIRQRDKFPILFDELDLKLEELRVDSYGINDTTLEEIFLKVANDPSEESFEPKVEPEQVLAVASGEQSIFTSLRRIRSRESVYEEVPQTEENVTSDTFSLLSSEKLTGAVLICQQFFALYVKRFCNSKRNLKGFFCEIVLPALLIIINQLTTMQLSAISPEPSIELSPWLYGSSNVAFYANANPNEIWNNRYIKNMLNETGMGTRCQNNVTSFQCNSNTTGLLNPFVNPDDYVDFQCPCNMGVAFCPANLTAATLLHRYKSVSTDDFYDVTGKDMAMWIVRTYKTYKKFRSGGFEFGLQNPFEGINLTLFSKDVQDLMESMRFPLPLQLNASGEILNFENITRLSGTFDKVKVWYDNKAWASSVSYLNAINNVILRSSLPTSKTNYSITAINHPMNYSTKQLEDRFMKQVGISVLHAISVIFAMSFVPASFVIFLVEERKSKTKHLQFISGVKPITFWVASYTWDMMNYLIPSALVIFIFIGFDQQAYIGPKNIAGMILLLILYGLSAIALMYPASLVFSVPSSAFVGLACGNLFIGVITTISSFVLQLFDDAQLKLIGSILNEVYLIFPHYCLGRGMIDMAQEHYKTQRLELLGLDYPRNIFEWDYLGRYFLSMVLQAVVFFSFTVLLHYQVLPESVVRYFQRTQLQPLPLEDEDVARERERVEQIDDESTDELRLLRLTKVYGRGKEPATNRLSFGLKKGECFGLLGVNGAGKSTTFKMLTGDETVTSGNAFVGGFSILSNLTEAQQNLGYCPQEDALLSLLTGAEHLKLFARLRGVPQKHMDKVVNESLKKLGLLPYKNRCAGTYSGGNKRKLSTAIAFIGNPAVVFLDEPSSGMDPKARRSLWSAIIDALKGSRSILLTSHSMEECQVLCTRLAIMVNGTLRCLGSAQHLKNRFGNGYMISARCEMEYVSDVLQSVQSVIPEARLRERRSRQLIWHIQPNVLSIASLFNRMEAARAATQMVDYSITQTTLDDVFLRFARLQRETNEESDDNNEQGLEDVPLHSRTSHGLTNQDQFAVSINTAF; this comes from the exons atgggaATGTTTTGGGTGCAGTTGAAACAGTTGATGTGGAAAAACTTATTGATTAGAAAGAGATCAAAG gTTAGAGTTGCTACCGAACTTGTTTGGCCAGTCattttgtttgtaattttagCACTTGTTAG GACCAAAGGTTTAAAGGAATACAAGAATGAAT GTTTTCTTGAAGAAAGAGCTTTACCGTCAGCTGGCCCTTTGATCTTTCTGCAAAGCTTAATTTGCACATTTGATAATAATTGCCACAGTTCCCCAGCATCAGCTAATCGTCTGATTGATGAGTTTGAATTTGACAA TGTTCAAGGGCTAATTCGGGAtttgacaaacatttctaagaGGAGGATTACTGATGAGGAAGTTGCCAAAGGATCTGGAGTTGCAATTGATGTTACAGCTGGTGTTGCATTTGCCTTCAAGACAATTAGCAGCGGATCTAGCCCGAAAACTTCATTTCCCTTTAAGAATGTCATTAGTCGCGATGCTTTTCAGCGACTCGTAAGCTCAAAAAATGCCTCGCAAACATCAGCATTATTTGAGTCTATCGTTCACATTCCACCGCCG GAACTATCAAAGGATGTGCTGAGATATCACATAGAAAATCCCCGTCAAGTGTTTTGTAACACTTCGCTTTTGAAATCATGGGTAACCACTCCGGACGAGTCGACTCTGCAAACTCTAAGCCAAGTTTTTTGTCAGTCTACTGCTGCTGAGATTATTAGCGTTCTCAATGGGACTTTGCTAGTCAACCAA GTCCAACGTATCGTGGAGGAAAATATAGAGCAGCCATTACACCTGGAAGACTGGGCAAATCTTGGTCGTCTTCTAAATACGATTCTTTCAGACATCAGCGATTTAGATTCTCTTTCCATGATAGTCAA aaaattttccagtacAACGCTTGGAAAATTAGCTGAGCAGTTGTGGAGATCAAGAAACAATGAACCTGGAAACGCAACATCGACTATGTCGTTTCTCAACTCAACTGCGAGTATTCTGTGTGGAAAGAATACGTTGATCAGAGAAAGGAAACCTTCCGACTTTCCAGATGGACCAGA gtCCTTCCAAATAGGAAGACTCTCCAAATCCCAGTCTAAAACCGTAACACGCTCTGATCTCACGCCTCCTTGCCTGCAGCTTTTTATAGGCTTACAGCAGAATCCATTGACTCGTATGATTCTCGAACTTTTTTATCCATTTATTCG aggGAAGCTTATTTATGCGCCCAAGAATACTGCGTTTGACCGCGTGATTAGTCATGTCAATGAAACATTCCAAGATTTAAGGATTGTACAGCGTTTTGCGGGCAGATGGCTGGAAGAAATTTCACCTGCACTTAGACGTTTTCTGAATCAACTGGATCCAACAACCATTGCAAATGTATCAGAAATTATCAAGGAACGTTTCCCTGGACTAAGTAATGTAACTTCGTTCCCAACGAACATGTCCAATCAAATCATCAG TATTAAGGAAAGTTTGGTGAAGCTCGATCTTGTCGCAAATTTGGTCAATACTTATGTGGAA TGTTACGAATTCGACAAATTTGAGGGATATGCCACTGAAGAAGAAGCCGTCGAGCGTGGCATGAATTTAACAGACACCGGTGGATTGTGGGCAGTGATTGTTTTTAAAGCTCAAAACAATAACCTCACATCACAGGATCTACCTCACAACATCACTTACAAATTACG TATGGACAGCTCTAAAATCGATAGCACAAAGAGATTGCGAGATTTCTTCGAAACACCACTGCCCCGGACAAATCCCACAAAGTACATGAAGTATTTCACTTCTGGCTACATTTTCCTACAGGACAAAATAGAACAAGCTATAATCAAGCTGCAATCGAATCGATCCCAACTGCCTGGAATGTACATGCAACAATTCCCAAGTCCCTGTTACACTTTCGACACCTTTTTCTTGGCAATTGCGGGTCTTTTCCCGCTTTTTATGGTGTTATCTTTCGTTTACACCTGCGCCATGATTGTCAAGTCAATTGTTCGCGAAAAAGAGCGGCGCCTCAAAGAAACGATGAAAACTATGGGACTAGGAAACGCTGTTCATTGGGTAGCCTGGTTTATCGATAGCATGTCGTTTATGctaatttcctgttttcttctctccatgATCCTAGTG TTTGGAGGAATTTTGGAGAATTCAAATTTCCTTATAGTATTCATTTTCGTCCTCAGTTTCAGCATTGCCACCATTTGCTTCAGTTTTCTAGTCTCGACGTTCTTTAGCCGAGCGAATCTGGCTGCTGCTTGTGGtgggttctttttcttcgcttGTTTTCTCCCctacaattttttcaacttgaatGGTCAAGATTACAGCCTCGCCATCTTGATACTTGCG aGTTTGATGAGTGACGTGTCTTTTGGAATCGGGTGCTTTTATTTTGCAAGTCACGAGCAAAGTGGAGAAGGTGCACAATGGAGCAATATAGCTACAAGCCCTAAAGACGGCGATGCGTATTCGCTATTGGGATGTATTTTGATGATGCTATTTGACGCTGTTCTCTACTTAATATTGACTTGGTACGTCGAGACCGTCTTTCCAG GTCAATATGGTATTCCAAAACCATGGTATTTCATGTTTCAACCATCCTACTGGTGTTCAATTAAGCGCAGAAACAGTATTGCCGGAGGCCTTCCATCAAGTCATGACGcag TCACGGATTTAATTGAAGAAGAGTCCAGAGACTTGATGGTAGGAGTGAGCATCCGTGATCTAGGGAAAATATATTCTAACGGAAAAGTTGCTCTCCGAAATCTGCACATCGATTTTTATGAAGATCAAATAACTTCTTTTTTGGGACACAATGGAGCTGGGAAAACCACAACCAT CTCTATTCTGACCGGACTGTTTCCCCCGTCAAGTGGAACAGCTACAATCAACGGGTTGGATATTCGTTACCAAATGGATGATATCCGCCGTCAGCTTGGCGTGTGTCCTCAGCACAATGTCCTCTTCGATCA ACTAACTGTGGAAGAACATTTGCGCTTCTATGCAAATCTAAAAACAGGGGAACAAATCGAAtcacgaaaagaaattgacaaaATGATTGAAGATTTAGGGCTGTCGCATAAAAAGCACGATATTTCCGAACACCTTTCCGGCGGAATGAAAAGGAAACTATCAATCGGCTCAGCTTTTATAGGAAATTCAAA AACGGTGATCTTGGACGAACCAACAGCGGGAGTCGATCCATACTCTCGACGATCAATTTGGGACATTCTCCTAAAATATAAAACAG GTCGAACTATTATTTTGACTACTCACTTTATGGATGAAGCGGACTTGTTGGGAGATCGTATAGCTATTATTTCCCAAGGGCAATTGAAATGTTGTGGCTCTTCCCTTTTTCTAAAGCAGAAACTAGGATCCGGCTATTATCTTACGGTCGTAAGAAAAGACGAGAGTGAGCGCAATGTCCTAGTGAAAGGCGACGGCCAA GGAAATGCAGATCCTGTTTCACAAAGAGCAAATGAAACCGATAAAATTGTGAATGTAGTGAAACAACACATCCCAAACGTAAATATTGTAGAGAATGTAGGGTCTGACATCGTATTCTGCCTTCCTGAATTTGATGAAGCAGGAATCCGCCAGAGAGACAAGTTTCCCATTCTTTTTGATGAGCTCGACTTAAAACTGGAAGAGCTTCGTGTTGATAGCTATGGAATTAACGATACGACGCTTGAAGAG ATATTTCTAAAGGTTGCCAATGACCCCTCAGAAGAAAGTTTTGAACCCAAAGTAGAACCGGAACAAG TTCTTGCAGTTGCGTCCGGTGAACAGTCCATTTTTACTTCTTTGCGAAGAATAAGATCCCGGGAATCTGTAT ACGAGGAAGTGCCTCAAACTGAAGAGAATGTTACTTCTGATACATTCAGTCTTCTCTCTTCTGAGAAATTGACGGGTGCGGTACTGATTTGTCAGCAATTTTTTGCGTTGTACGTCAAAAGATTCTGCAACTCTAAACGGAACTTGAAAGGATTTTTTTGCGAG ATTGTTTTGCCTgcgttattaattattattaatcaaTTAACAACCATGCAACTAAGTGCAATTTCTCCGGAGCCTTCTATTGAACTTTCCCCGTGGCTTTACGGAAGTTCAAACGTTGCTTTCTACGCAAATGCCAATCCCAATGAAATTTGGAATAACCGTTACATAAAGAACATGTTGAATGAAACCGGTATGGGTACAAGATGCCAAAACAACGTGACGAG TTTTCAGTGTAATAGTAACACAACCGGACTACTTAATCCCTTTGTCAATCCTGACGATTACGTTGACTTTCAATGTCCGTGTAACATGGGTGTTGCTTTTTGCCCCGCAAATTTAACCGCGGCGACTCTGCTTCACAGATACAAATCTGTTTCAACTGACGATTTTTATGATGTAACGGGAAAGGACATGGCAATGTGGATAGTTCGAACCTACAAGACATATAAAAAGTTCAG GAGTGGAGGGTTTGAATTCGGCTTGCAAAACCCTTTCGAAGGTATAAACTTGACATTATTTTCGAAAGATGTGCAAGACCTTATGGAATCAATGAGATTTCCATTACCACTTCAGTTGAACGCTTCTggtgaaattttgaattttgaaaatattactCGTTTAAGTGGTACTTTTGATAAAGTGAAG GTTTGGTATGATAACAAAGCTTGGGCTTCGTCAGTTTCGTATTTGAATGCCATCAACAACGTTATTTTACGTTCATCATTGCCAacatcaaaaacaaattatagcATTACAGCAATTAATCATCCTATGAACTATTCAACTAAGCAACTAGAAGATAGATTCAT GAAACAAGTTGGTATTAGCGTATTGCACGCAATATCAGTCATTTTTGCTATGAGTTTTGTACCCGCATCATTTGTCATCTTCTTGGTGGAAGAACGGAAGTCTAAAACCAAGCATCTGCAGTTTATATCTGGAGTGAAACCCATAACATTCTGGGTTGCGTCTTACACTTGGGATATG ATGAATTATTTGATACCTAGCGCATTAGTTATCTTCATATTCATTGGATTCGATCAGCAAGCTTACATTGGCCCTAAGAATATCGCAGGAATGATTCTGCTATTGATCCTCTACGG ATTATCAGCTATCGCTCTCATGTATCCGGCTAGTTTGGTTTTTTCGGTCCCTAGTTCTGCCTTTGTCGGTTTGGCGTGTGGTAATTTATTCATCGGAGTCATCACCACGATTTCCTCTTTCGTTCTTCAACTTTTCGACGACGCA caattgaaattgattggAAGTATTCTTAACGaagtttatttaatatttcctCACTACTGCCTCGGTCGTGGAATGATTGACATGGCGCAAGAACATTATAAAACCCAAAGACTTGAGCTTCTTG GACTTGATTACCCGCGAAATATCTTCGAGTGGGATTACCTTGGCCGCTACTTTCTTTCCATGGTTCTTCAGGCTGTAGTTTTCTTCAGTTTCACTGTGCTCTTGCATTATCAAGTGCTCCCGGAAAGTGTCGTGCGCTACTTTCAG AGAACACAACTTCAACCACTACCCCTGGAAGATGAAGATGTTGCTCGTGAACGTGAGCGCGTTGAGCAGATCGATGATGAGTCAACTGATGAACTTCGCTTACTACGACTTACAAAA gtATACGGCCGAGGTAAAGAGCCAGCCACGAATAGGTTGTCTTTCGGCTTGAAGAAGGGCGAGTGTTTCGGCTTACTTGGAGTCAATGGTGCTGGCAAATCTACAACCTTCAAA ATGTTGACAGGAGACGAGACGGTTACTAGCGGTAATGCGTTTGTTGGCGGCTTTAGCATTTTGTCGAACTTGACAGAAGCGCAACAAAATTTAG GATATTGCCCGCAAGAAGATGCACTCTTGTCACTCCTTACTGGCGCAGAACACTTGAAGTTGTTTGCAAGACTCCGTGGAGTTCCCCAAAAGCACATGGACAAG GTCGTCAATGAAAGCTTAAAGAAACTAGGACTTCTTCCTTATAAAAATCGATGTGCTGGGACATACTCCGGGGGCAACAAAAGGAAACTGTCAACAGCTATTGCCTTTATTGGCAATCCCGCCGTTGTATTCTTG GATGAACCATCGAGTGGCATGGATCCGAAAGCACGTCGCTCATTGTGGTCAGCTATTATCGACGCGCTGAAAGGTTCACGTTCCATCCTGTTGACTTCCCACTCGATGGAAGAGTGTCAGGTTCTGTg TACTCGTCTAGCAATCATGGTCAACGGAACGCTACGCTGTCTTGGTTCTGCTCAACACCTGAAAAACAG ATTTGGCAATGGATACATGATCAGTGCTCGCTGTGAAATGGAGTATGTCAGCGATGTCCTACAAAGTGTCCAATCGGTCATACCTGAAGCACGTTTGCGTGAGCGACGATCCCGCCAGCTGATTTGGCACATTCAACCAAACGTTCTTTCCATAGCATCTTTATTCAACAGAATGGAAGCGGCAAGGGCAGCAACTCAAATG GTGGATTATTCAATCACACAAACCACGTTGGATGATGTATTCCTTCGATTTGCCCGTCTTCAGAGGGAAACTAATGAGGAGTCTGACGATAATAATGAGCAAG GGTTAGAAGATGTGCCTCTGCATTCTCGGACTAGTCATGGCCTAACTAATCAAGATCAGTTCGCCGTTTCAATCAACACTGCGTTCTGA